The Muntiacus reevesi chromosome 10, mMunRee1.1, whole genome shotgun sequence genome has a segment encoding these proteins:
- the ASAH1 gene encoding acid ceramidase: MLGWSRLIFILLSGTVTCLVAQQVPPWTEDCRKSTYPPSGPTYRGPVPWFTINLDLPPYKRWHELMVVKAPALKVIMNSMKNIINAFVPSGKIVQLVDQKLPGLLGNLPGPFEEELKGIAAVTEIPLGEIILFNIFYEFFTICTSIITEDKEGHLLHGRNMDFGLFLGWNINNDTWVVTEELKPLTVNLDFQRNNKTLFKATAFAGYVGMLTGFKPGLFSVTLNERFSMDGGFMGVIEWILGKKDAQWIGFIIRSVLENSTSYEETKNILTKTKILAPAYFILGGNQSGEGCVITRDRTQSLDVYELDPKKGRWYVVQTNYDRWKNPFFLDDRRTPAKMCLNQTTQENISFATMYDVLSTKPVLNKLTVYTVLIDVTKGQFETYMRDCPDPCIGW, encoded by the exons tgGACTGAAGACTGCAGAAAATCAACCTATCCTCCTTCTGGGCCCAC TTACAGGGGTCCGGTTCCGTGGTTCACCATAAATCTTGATTTACCACCGTACAAAAGATGGCATGAATTGATGGTGGTCAAAGCACCAGCG ctgaAAGTTATAATGAATTCCATGAAGAATATAATAAATGCGTTTGTGCCAAGTGGAAAAATTGTACAGTTAGTGGATCAAAAGTTG cCTGGTCTGCTTGGCAACTTGCCTGGCCCTTTCGAGGAGGAATTGAAGGGAATTGCAGCTGTTACTGAAATCCCTTTAG gagagattattttattcaatattttctatgaattttttaCCATTTGTACTTCAATAATAACAGAAGACAAAGAAG GTCATCTACTACATGGGCGAAACATGGATTTTGGATTATTTCTTgg GTGGAATATAAATAATGATACTTGGGTCGTAACTGAGGAACTAAAACCTTTAACAGTGAATTTGGACTTCCAAAGGAACAATAAAACTCTCTTCAAGGCAACAGCCTTTGCTGGCTATGTGGGCATGTTAACAGGATTCAAACCA ggaCTGTTTAGTGTTACACTCAATGAACGCTTCAGTATGGATGGTGGTTTTATGG GTGTCATAGAATGGATTTTGGGAAAGAAAGATGCCCAGTGGATAGGGTTTATCATTAGATCAGTTCTAGAAAATAGCACAAG TTATGAAGAAACCAAGAATATATTGACCAAAACCAAGATATTGGCCCCAGCATACTTTATCCTGGGAGGCAACCAGTCTGGGGAGGGTTGTGTGATTACACGAGACAGAACACAGTCTCTGGATGTGTATGA ACTCGACCCCAAGAAGGGTAGATGGTATGTGGTACAAACAAATTATGACCGATGGAAAAATCCCTTCTTCCTTGATGATCGCAGAACACCTGCAAAGATGTGTCTGAACCAGACAACCCAAGAG AATATCTCATTTGCAACCATGTATGATGTCTTGTCAACAAAACCTGTCCTCaacaag CTGACGGTGTACACAGTCTTGATAGATGTTACCAAAGGTCAGTTTGAGACGTACATGCGGGACTGCCCAGACCCCTGCATCGGGTGGTGA